Proteins encoded by one window of Clostridium perfringens:
- the asnS gene encoding asparagine--tRNA ligase — MKDVVLVKSLYRNTSEYSDKKVKISGWIRTLRASNAFGFIEVNDGSFFKNVQVVFDSAKISNYKEISKLPISSSISVIGTLVETPDSKQPFEIQAEEIIVEGMSDSDYPLQKKRHTFEYLRTIAHLRPRSNAFSATFRVRSVAAYAIHKFFQDQGFVYTHTPILTGSDCEGAGEMFRVTTLDMMAPPIAEEGGIDFSQDFFGKETNLTVSGQLNAECFALAFRNIYTFGPTFRAENSNTVKHAAEFWMIEPEMAFADLIDDMEVAENMLKYVIKYVMDECPEEIAFFNQFVDKGLLERLNHVVNSEFGKVTYTEAVKLLQESGKEFEYPVEWGIDLQTEHERYLTEQIFKKPVFVTDYPKDIKAFYMRLNEDGKTVAAMDCLVPGIGEIIGGSQREERLDVLKARMAELNLNEEDYWWYLELRKYGETVHSGFGLGFERLIMYITGMANIRDVIPFPRTTGTAEF, encoded by the coding sequence ATGAAAGATGTAGTTTTAGTAAAAAGTCTTTACAGAAACACTAGTGAATATAGTGATAAGAAAGTAAAAATCTCAGGTTGGATAAGAACTTTAAGAGCATCAAATGCTTTTGGATTTATAGAAGTTAACGATGGTTCATTCTTTAAAAACGTTCAAGTAGTTTTTGATAGCGCTAAGATATCAAACTACAAAGAAATTTCTAAATTACCTATAAGTTCATCAATATCAGTTATAGGAACTTTAGTTGAGACTCCAGATTCAAAACAACCATTTGAAATTCAAGCAGAAGAAATAATAGTAGAAGGAATGTCAGATTCAGATTATCCTCTACAAAAGAAAAGACATACTTTTGAGTACTTAAGAACAATAGCTCACTTAAGACCAAGAAGTAATGCTTTCTCAGCTACATTCAGAGTAAGAAGTGTTGCAGCTTACGCTATCCATAAATTCTTCCAAGATCAAGGATTTGTTTACACTCATACTCCAATATTAACTGGTTCAGACTGTGAAGGTGCTGGAGAAATGTTTAGAGTAACAACTTTAGACATGATGGCTCCTCCTATAGCAGAGGAAGGTGGAATTGACTTCTCACAAGACTTCTTCGGAAAAGAAACTAACCTTACAGTTTCAGGACAATTAAACGCTGAATGTTTTGCTTTAGCATTTAGAAATATCTATACATTTGGTCCTACATTTAGAGCTGAAAACTCAAACACAGTAAAACATGCTGCTGAGTTCTGGATGATAGAACCTGAAATGGCTTTTGCTGATTTAATAGATGACATGGAAGTTGCTGAAAACATGTTAAAATATGTTATAAAATACGTTATGGATGAATGTCCAGAGGAAATAGCTTTCTTCAACCAATTTGTTGACAAAGGCTTATTAGAGAGATTAAACCATGTTGTAAACTCAGAATTCGGAAAAGTTACTTATACTGAAGCTGTTAAATTACTTCAAGAATCAGGTAAAGAATTCGAATATCCTGTTGAGTGGGGAATAGATCTTCAAACTGAACATGAAAGATATTTAACAGAGCAAATATTCAAAAAACCTGTATTTGTAACTGATTATCCAAAGGATATTAAAGCATTCTACATGAGATTAAATGAAGACGGAAAAACAGTTGCTGCTATGGACTGCTTAGTTCCTGGAATAGGAGAAATCATAGGTGGTAGCCAAAGAGAAGAAAGACTTGATGTCTTAAAAGCTAGAATGGCTGAATTAAACTTAAATGAAGAAGATTACTGGTGGTATTTAGAACTTAGAAAATACGGTGAAACTGTTCACTCTGGATTTGGTCTAGGTTTTGAAAGATTAATCATGTACATTACTGGAATGGCTAACATAAGAGACGTAATACCATTCCCAAGAACTACTGGTACTGCAGAATTCTAA